Proteins encoded together in one Thermomonospora curvata DSM 43183 window:
- a CDS encoding Hsp70 family protein, which translates to MTTGIDFGTTNSVVAQWNGDDVEVLALDSEHLEDEWFYPSFEYLFPTIAGESSLRLGTLFGWEAKLRSNRVIEACKRMLASDGGVQLRDRRVSATTVAAGVFRAMRERAVSNLTTIDSAVITVPANAKGGARYRTRAAARAAGIAVKTLLNEPTAAALSYMHDIQEEGTIMVFDWGGGTIDVTVLEHKDGVFEERASRGVTQLGGLEIDKKLRELIVRKIGKEPELSAEENRQFELAVERTKIRLSTEESVLTRIPGSSKLIEVTRPELEEQIRHLVEAALQPARMCLNDLGMDPTGITDILMIGGTSQMPCVRRAVERMMDTETVPAEICHPMTAVARGAAIAAAIMDGELDSILQVSSMYALGTTAKRNSDGRRVFSEIIKPRSPLPTREHKNYTPLKDYQPELKIEIWEADPAKELHDPENFQLTTLHVRYPELLPRNEASFTLEYTYKDDGLLHVKATLDRDGRVLVDQEISDFTHGQTLSIKEIKREMAILDGLSRTASSPGVQPKPPVPKPPKSRPPAPAAAPAKAVGSGRRFVVDGSNIAWLGRDARAGDMPSFARLLSAVEALKAQYPGSQVDVIVDAALAHQVSQSDRRELEKSIRAGVVAQVPAGTEGKADRLVVMLAERKNAIIVSNDSFKELQSEFPWLLTPGRMLGVSNAGGEWIFLQRKPVRPRRRISGNT; encoded by the coding sequence GTGACCACCGGAATCGACTTCGGCACCACCAACTCCGTGGTCGCGCAGTGGAACGGCGACGATGTCGAGGTGCTGGCACTCGACAGTGAGCATCTCGAGGACGAGTGGTTCTACCCCTCCTTTGAGTACCTCTTTCCCACCATCGCCGGGGAGAGTTCTCTTCGGCTGGGCACTCTGTTCGGCTGGGAGGCCAAGCTCCGGTCGAACCGGGTGATCGAGGCGTGCAAGCGGATGCTCGCCAGTGACGGCGGGGTCCAGTTGCGGGATAGGCGAGTGTCGGCGACCACGGTCGCGGCCGGTGTCTTCCGTGCCATGCGGGAGCGGGCCGTAAGCAACCTCACCACGATCGACAGCGCCGTCATCACGGTTCCGGCCAACGCCAAGGGAGGCGCCCGCTACCGCACGCGGGCCGCGGCCCGGGCCGCCGGGATCGCGGTCAAGACACTGCTCAATGAACCCACCGCCGCCGCGCTCTCCTACATGCACGACATCCAGGAAGAGGGCACCATCATGGTGTTCGACTGGGGCGGCGGCACCATCGACGTCACCGTCTTGGAGCACAAGGACGGCGTTTTCGAAGAACGGGCCTCACGCGGCGTCACCCAGCTGGGCGGGCTGGAGATCGATAAGAAACTCCGTGAGCTCATCGTCAGGAAGATCGGCAAAGAGCCGGAACTGTCGGCGGAGGAGAACCGGCAGTTCGAGCTCGCAGTGGAGCGGACCAAGATCCGGCTCTCCACGGAGGAGAGCGTCCTGACCAGGATTCCCGGCAGCAGCAAATTGATCGAGGTGACGCGGCCCGAGCTGGAGGAACAGATCAGGCACCTGGTCGAGGCCGCCCTGCAGCCGGCCCGCATGTGCCTCAATGACCTGGGCATGGACCCGACCGGAATCACCGACATCCTCATGATCGGTGGCACCAGCCAGATGCCGTGCGTGCGCCGCGCCGTGGAGCGGATGATGGACACCGAGACGGTGCCTGCCGAGATCTGCCACCCCATGACCGCCGTCGCCAGGGGCGCGGCCATCGCCGCTGCGATTATGGACGGGGAGCTCGACAGCATCCTGCAGGTGTCCTCCATGTACGCGCTGGGCACGACCGCCAAGCGGAACTCAGACGGGCGGAGGGTCTTCAGCGAGATCATCAAGCCGCGTTCCCCGCTGCCCACCCGCGAACACAAGAACTACACCCCTCTCAAGGACTACCAGCCCGAGCTGAAGATCGAGATCTGGGAAGCGGACCCGGCCAAGGAGCTCCACGATCCGGAGAACTTCCAACTGACCACCTTGCATGTGCGTTACCCGGAGCTGCTCCCCCGCAATGAGGCGTCCTTCACCCTGGAGTACACCTACAAGGACGACGGTTTGCTTCACGTGAAGGCGACCCTCGACCGGGACGGACGGGTCCTGGTCGACCAGGAGATCTCCGACTTCACCCACGGCCAGACGCTGAGCATCAAAGAGATCAAGCGGGAAATGGCGATACTGGACGGTCTTTCCCGCACTGCCTCTTCACCTGGCGTCCAGCCCAAACCCCCGGTGCCCAAACCCCCGAAAAGCAGGCCGCCGGCACCTGCCGCTGCTCCGGCGAAAGCCGTCGGCAGCGGTCGGCGGTTCGTGGTCGACGGCTCTAACATCGCCTGGCTCGGCAGGGATGCGAGAGCCGGCGACATGCCGAGTTTCGCCCGGCTTCTCAGCGCGGTCGAGGCGCTCAAGGCGCAGTACCCCGGTTCTCAGGTCGATGTGATCGTGGATGCCGCACTGGCCCACCAGGTCAGCCAGTCCGACCGCCGGGAGCTGGAAAAGAGCATCCGTGCGGGAGTCGTGGCCCAAGTTCCCGCCGGAACCGAGGGAAAGGCCGACCGTCTGGTGGTGATGCTCGCAGAGCGAAAGAACGCGATCATCGTCAGCAACGACAGCTTCAAGGAGCTTCAGTCCGAGTTCCCGTGGCTCCTCACCCCCGGTCGTATGCTCGGAGTCTCGAACGCAGGAGGCGAGTGGATCTTCTTGCAGCGAAAGCCCGTCCGGCCGCGAAGGCGGATATCCGGCAACACTTGA
- a CDS encoding WD40 repeat domain-containing protein, with amino-acid sequence MTVPPETLPTVGAGREPAAAAVMAWLMDPSCPRLCLVTGSPATGKSSLVAWVALNSLRTGGAHAIFSARGMTLQAATWAVAEQLALPGGGPESLVERVVSDSRPVTLIVGELDECGVRMDGTEAAVIIERLLSPLLELPHVRLLVEGRPPTVEPLTLYPAETIDLDAPSLTTRQGFTAWLRQVAARRGVSDPAVVEAAATLYPNVGLAEPALRAGPGEDVPLRWLRTVPPQAWPALEALAGAYAPIGLHVWRAWTVALAGDAARGQAALSLAEPPATRIGDRYVLDCRILRERIRGLRDAATAAQVAGLLGHALFNTLPVAGGAVDWPSADPYAAAQILRHAAATGVAERLLGDPGCVVHADPIAVTAALEDLGDRAPAALTRAWEFAGPALLETSEPAERAAMLHLAARCTGGTDLAGRLAGYAAAAPWTTRWADARPGDFGTGKWAGPVDAMAFAPAGDGSRLQVAGTGTLRLLSPVDGRPVGRSPRRIPVVRALLAFTDGSALCLDGDGGLTSVQDAQDRPGAGSAAEQVRALVSGHRTAPLSALAADESGRGHVVAGDRSGTLHLWRPGAGDPGPLTWTPHLGPVTAVTCLRTRPGGHLVISGGADGAVRLWSPGEKGVDGDALLQRDCPVTAVAAAPGANGALIAAGWADGFLALWRPSTDQVLIVRLGFPVNALALAGDGTLFAGGPHGVCALGIRFDRLPRLPS; translated from the coding sequence ATGACGGTCCCCCCTGAGACGCTCCCGACCGTCGGCGCAGGCCGGGAACCGGCCGCCGCCGCCGTCATGGCATGGCTGATGGACCCGTCGTGCCCCCGGCTGTGTCTGGTAACCGGATCCCCGGCGACGGGCAAGAGCTCGCTGGTCGCCTGGGTGGCGCTGAACTCGCTGCGCACCGGCGGGGCGCATGCGATCTTCAGTGCACGCGGCATGACCCTGCAGGCGGCGACCTGGGCCGTCGCCGAGCAACTCGCCCTCCCCGGAGGCGGCCCGGAAAGCCTGGTGGAGCGGGTCGTATCCGACAGCCGCCCGGTCACGCTGATCGTCGGCGAGCTGGACGAGTGCGGAGTCCGGATGGACGGCACGGAGGCCGCCGTGATCATCGAACGGCTGCTGTCGCCATTGCTGGAGCTGCCGCACGTCCGGTTGCTGGTCGAAGGCCGGCCCCCGACCGTGGAGCCGCTGACCCTGTACCCGGCCGAGACGATCGACCTGGACGCGCCCTCCCTGACCACCCGGCAGGGCTTCACCGCCTGGCTGAGACAGGTCGCCGCCCGGCGAGGGGTGAGCGACCCGGCCGTGGTGGAGGCCGCTGCGACGCTGTACCCCAATGTGGGTCTGGCCGAGCCGGCGCTGCGCGCCGGGCCCGGTGAGGACGTCCCGCTGCGCTGGCTGCGCACCGTCCCCCCGCAGGCATGGCCCGCTTTGGAGGCTCTGGCGGGGGCGTACGCGCCGATCGGCCTGCACGTGTGGCGGGCGTGGACCGTCGCGCTCGCCGGGGACGCCGCCCGCGGGCAGGCGGCGCTGTCCCTCGCCGAGCCGCCGGCCACCAGGATCGGCGACCGGTACGTACTGGACTGCCGCATCTTGCGGGAACGAATCCGCGGTTTGCGGGACGCCGCGACGGCCGCTCAGGTGGCCGGGCTGCTCGGGCACGCGCTGTTCAACACATTGCCGGTGGCCGGCGGCGCTGTGGACTGGCCGAGCGCCGACCCGTACGCGGCCGCGCAGATACTCCGGCACGCCGCCGCCACCGGTGTCGCCGAGCGGCTGCTGGGTGATCCGGGCTGTGTGGTCCATGCCGACCCCATCGCTGTCACGGCGGCCCTGGAGGACCTGGGGGATCGTGCCCCCGCGGCGCTCACCCGCGCCTGGGAGTTCGCCGGGCCGGCCCTGCTGGAGACTTCCGAGCCCGCCGAACGGGCAGCGATGCTGCACCTGGCGGCACGATGCACCGGCGGGACCGACTTGGCCGGCCGGCTGGCCGGGTACGCAGCCGCGGCGCCCTGGACCACTCGATGGGCCGACGCCCGTCCCGGGGACTTTGGCACCGGGAAGTGGGCGGGACCGGTAGATGCGATGGCGTTCGCCCCCGCCGGTGACGGCAGCCGCCTGCAGGTGGCGGGCACCGGGACGCTGCGGCTGCTGTCCCCCGTCGATGGAAGGCCGGTGGGGCGTTCGCCGCGGCGCATTCCCGTGGTCCGGGCACTGCTCGCCTTCACCGATGGCTCGGCGCTGTGCCTGGACGGAGACGGTGGGCTGACGAGCGTGCAGGACGCCCAGGACCGGCCCGGCGCAGGCTCGGCCGCCGAGCAGGTCCGCGCGCTGGTGAGCGGGCATCGGACCGCCCCGCTGTCAGCGCTGGCCGCCGACGAGAGTGGACGCGGGCACGTCGTGGCCGGCGACCGTTCCGGGACTTTGCATCTGTGGCGTCCGGGCGCCGGCGATCCCGGACCGCTCACCTGGACCCCTCACCTCGGTCCCGTCACCGCGGTGACCTGCCTCAGGACGCGGCCGGGCGGGCATCTGGTGATCAGCGGGGGCGCCGATGGGGCAGTCCGGCTGTGGAGCCCGGGCGAGAAAGGGGTCGACGGCGACGCGCTGCTGCAGCGCGACTGCCCGGTCACGGCCGTCGCCGCCGCGCCCGGGGCGAACGGCGCGCTGATCGCCGCCGGGTGGGCGGACGGTTTTCTGGCGCTGTGGCGCCCGTCCACCGACCAGGTACTGATCGTCCGCCTCGGCTTTCCGGTGAACGCCCTGGCCCTGGCCGGTGACGGCACCCTGTTCGCCGGCGGCCCGCACGGGGTTTGCGCACTGGGCATCCGCTTCGACCGGCTGCCCCGGCTTCCTTCCTGA
- a CDS encoding nucleic acid/nucleotide deaminase domain-containing protein, whose translation MRPEQISRIYIELEPCFLPGNYCAMWLTMFPNAEISYSYPYGATMQEREEGFLQLMREAAEQG comes from the coding sequence GTGCGGCCAGAGCAGATCAGCCGTATCTACATCGAACTGGAGCCGTGCTTCCTGCCCGGTAACTACTGCGCGATGTGGCTGACCATGTTCCCCAACGCCGAGATCTCCTACAGCTACCCCTACGGCGCCACAATGCAAGAGCGCGAAGAAGGCTTCCTGCAACTTATGCGCGAAGCCGCCGAGCAGGGCTGA
- a CDS encoding SUKH-4 family immunity protein, with the protein MGAYASSIGFDVAETEPGEQAAGRLRLGTDEGAEICVDATGRVQAVFVQADAPSMHVSSGVEAFAASLLTLDEYLPVLASPGRRNPAEVFREMRGRLLEIDAAAHEDDEAWWPRVLEQIRHALSFPFSAAFEVVEPDGRKHIETEQAQVGLPHPEQMLWAKLEARGCGQSRSAVSTSNWSRASCPVTTARCG; encoded by the coding sequence TTGGGAGCGTACGCCTCCTCGATCGGCTTCGATGTGGCCGAAACCGAACCCGGCGAGCAGGCCGCCGGCCGGCTGCGACTGGGCACCGATGAGGGGGCGGAGATCTGCGTGGACGCCACCGGGCGGGTGCAGGCGGTGTTCGTTCAGGCAGACGCTCCCTCAATGCATGTCAGCAGCGGCGTGGAGGCGTTCGCGGCGAGCCTGCTGACACTGGATGAGTACCTGCCGGTGCTGGCCTCGCCGGGACGGCGCAACCCCGCCGAGGTGTTCCGGGAGATGCGCGGGCGGCTGCTGGAGATCGACGCGGCGGCGCACGAAGATGATGAGGCATGGTGGCCTCGGGTGCTAGAGCAGATCCGGCACGCGCTGAGCTTCCCGTTCTCGGCGGCGTTCGAAGTGGTTGAGCCGGACGGACGCAAGCACATCGAAACCGAGCAGGCGCAGGTGGGCCTCCCCCACCCCGAGCAGATGCTGTGGGCGAAGCTGGAGGCGCGGGGGTGCGGCCAGAGCAGATCAGCCGTATCTACATCGAACTGGAGCCGTGCTTCCTGCCCGGTAACTACTGCGCGATGTGGCTGA
- a CDS encoding SUKH-4 family immunity protein has translation MGRDIRRRKPVDRSARPSFRITHSRTDPPFLTEVGFPDEESQGILWVDERLTTGMRPFPESEFFDDVKCPPDCRDYLLLGELEAAVVGAVGIDGASGTVYLVSEIDETTPVVLNSKIANLAHFLYVFSHFEPIYDVNNYPKNAPTDYLGHLLVDVADFMRKKLVKADPIVFESPENTWDSRLGEVSTGAWP, from the coding sequence ATTGGTCGAGATATTCGGCGCCGAAAGCCTGTTGACCGTTCGGCCCGACCGTCTTTCCGCATCACCCACTCACGAACCGACCCGCCCTTCCTCACCGAAGTGGGATTCCCCGACGAAGAATCCCAGGGGATTCTGTGGGTGGATGAGCGCCTCACCACCGGGATGCGCCCCTTCCCGGAATCTGAATTCTTCGACGATGTCAAGTGCCCGCCCGACTGCCGGGACTACCTACTGCTGGGCGAACTGGAAGCGGCAGTGGTGGGCGCAGTCGGCATAGACGGAGCGTCCGGCACGGTCTACCTGGTCTCCGAAATAGACGAGACCACTCCGGTGGTACTGAACTCCAAAATCGCAAACCTGGCTCATTTCCTCTACGTATTCTCCCACTTCGAACCCATATACGACGTCAATAATTACCCGAAGAACGCGCCAACCGACTACCTGGGCCATCTCTTGGTCGATGTGGCGGACTTCATGCGCAAGAAACTCGTGAAGGCCGACCCCATCGTCTTTGAGAGTCCGGAGAACACCTGGGACAGCCGTCTGGGAGAGGTCTCCACCGGCGCCTGGCCCTGA
- a CDS encoding SUKH-4 family immunity protein — MTVRLTREQLAEAYGEENLLTIPADRLPDLLIHQPTRDFLTSVGLPNSTAGGLVDVDEAFAAGLPPMSEHEYFGSGEHGGWELPAMCADFLLLGDWNSAVLGVVGLNPRTGAVYVVSEMEYEDEAALLNSDITCLAYFLYILDRAHQPDFDPARFLPPGAVRADREELLSERIRHVLRQADPAALEGGDGIWEGVLADMDML; from the coding sequence ATGACCGTACGGCTGACCCGTGAGCAGCTCGCCGAGGCGTACGGGGAAGAGAATCTGCTGACCATCCCCGCCGACCGGCTGCCGGACCTGCTCATCCACCAACCGACCCGCGATTTCCTCACCTCGGTGGGCCTTCCCAACTCCACGGCAGGTGGCCTGGTCGACGTGGACGAGGCGTTCGCGGCCGGGCTACCTCCCATGTCCGAGCACGAGTACTTCGGCAGCGGGGAGCACGGAGGGTGGGAGCTTCCTGCCATGTGCGCCGATTTCCTGCTGCTGGGCGACTGGAACTCTGCGGTACTCGGAGTGGTCGGGTTGAACCCGCGAACCGGCGCCGTCTACGTCGTCTCCGAGATGGAATACGAAGACGAGGCCGCACTGCTGAATTCTGACATCACCTGTCTGGCCTACTTCCTCTACATCCTGGACCGCGCTCACCAGCCGGACTTCGACCCTGCTCGCTTCCTTCCCCCCGGCGCCGTCCGAGCCGACCGCGAAGAGCTGCTCAGCGAACGCATCCGCCACGTGCTCCGGCAAGCGGACCCCGCCGCCCTGGAAGGGGGGGACGGCATCTGGGAGGGCGTCCTGGCGGACATGGACATGCTCTGA
- a CDS encoding WXG100 family type VII secretion target — protein sequence MSDYRIQAQSMRTAASELERAGERLAEQWKAMLAAVQGMGEPWGSDDIGMLIGMSYKAIEAQADESLTGVAEELGAMAEGLRRAADNHQKAEEKNIKAVSTVYRNG from the coding sequence ATGAGCGACTACCGGATCCAGGCGCAGAGCATGCGCACCGCGGCCAGCGAACTGGAACGCGCCGGGGAGCGGCTGGCGGAACAGTGGAAGGCGATGCTGGCCGCCGTCCAGGGGATGGGCGAGCCCTGGGGCTCCGACGACATCGGAATGCTCATCGGGATGAGCTACAAGGCCATCGAAGCGCAGGCCGACGAGAGCCTGACCGGCGTCGCCGAGGAGCTGGGCGCCATGGCCGAGGGCCTGCGCCGGGCAGCCGACAACCACCAGAAGGCCGAAGAGAAGAACATCAAAGCCGTTTCCACGGTCTATCGGAACGGATGA
- a CDS encoding YbaB/EbfC family nucleoid-associated protein, with protein MAEFASAEFDRMLAEARSMLDAMRSGRSAPSDEEEVKGVGEAADGRVTVTVNSSGLLESVELNPRLLRLPAEEIGEHIVTAVNAALQDFRTKANQAVGAASVDLNALAASMQELQDQSVRQMAQIGQAFNELLTKLDGMR; from the coding sequence TTGGCAGAGTTCGCAAGCGCCGAGTTCGACCGCATGCTGGCTGAGGCCAGGTCGATGCTCGATGCGATGCGTTCCGGAAGGTCGGCGCCGTCCGATGAGGAGGAGGTCAAAGGCGTCGGGGAGGCTGCGGACGGTCGCGTGACGGTGACCGTGAACAGCAGCGGCCTGCTGGAGAGCGTCGAGCTGAACCCACGGCTGCTGCGCCTGCCCGCCGAGGAGATCGGCGAGCACATCGTGACGGCGGTGAACGCGGCTTTGCAGGACTTCCGCACCAAGGCGAATCAGGCGGTGGGCGCCGCGTCCGTGGACCTGAACGCCCTGGCCGCGAGCATGCAGGAGCTGCAGGACCAGAGCGTGCGGCAGATGGCGCAGATCGGCCAGGCGTTCAACGAGCTGCTGACCAAGCTGGACGGCATGCGATGA